CTTTGGGGTATTGGCCGAACTTTTCCCTGCCGCCGCCATTCGGGGGATGCTGGCCGCCATTGGCCTAATTATTTTGAGTCGGCAATTGCATGTATTATTAGGGGTAGACCCGCAATCCAGCTCTGCTTTTGGACTCTTGGCCGAATTAGGAAATAGCATCGGTCTTATTCAAAATGGTAGCGCTCCCCTAGCTGCCTGGACTTTGGGTTTAGTGAGTTTAGCACTGCTCTTTATACTACCGAAAATTCGCTTTTGGCCTTTTCAAAAAATTCCGGGTCCCATGTGGGTTTTAGCGCTGGGAATCGGCTATAGCTACCTCTCCCCACATTTTGCCCTATGGCCCCAATTGCCGGATAGCCATTTAATCAGCTTGCCACCCGAAATATTAGATGCCTTCACCTTCCCTTCTTTTAAAGCCATGGGCACCGGCAGTTTCTGGACCATCAGCCTAAGCTTGGCCTTTATTGCCGCGGTTGAATCACTACTTAGCATTAAAGCCATCGACAAGCTGGATCCTGAGCAAAGGCGCTCCAATGCCAATAAAGATCTGCGGGCCTTGGGAATTGCTACCATCGGCTCCAGCCTGATTGGCGGTCTTAATGTAGTAGCGGTAATCGCCCGCTCTTCGGTAAACTTAAATAATGGCGCCAGTTCTGCTTGGTCTAATCTTTTTCACGGTTTATTCCTGGTGCTTTTCCTGGCTTTGTTTAGCATTCAATTGGAGCATATTCCACTGGCGGTTCTGGCCGCTATTTTAGTGCATACCGGCTATAAATTAACCGCGCCTTCGCAATTCCGGGCTATGGCCGAATTAGGTCGGGATGAGCTCCTGCTCTTCATTTTCACCTATCTCGCTACCCTGGCCAGCAATCTGATTATTGGCATTCTCAGTGGCATGCTTATCACTTTGGTGTATCAGCTCTTCAGCTTGAAAAAACGTGGCTATTACCTGCGCAGCCTCTTTAGGCCCAATGTTCTACTCTTCGAAGAACAAGAACACAAATACCACTTGAGTGTAAAAACCATGTCCAACTTCCTCAATTTCATTCGCCTTAAAAAGCAAATGGATACAGTGGAACCTCAGGCGGAGCTTATCCTGGATTTTAGTCTGGCAGAATATGTGGACCATTCAGTTTTGGAACATGTGCAGCAATACCGTCATCGCTTTGAGGCGGCTGGCGGAAGTTTGGAAACTATTGGTCTGGATGATTTAGGTCAGCTCTCCTCCCACCCCTTAGCCACGCGCCGACCCCTGAAAAAAGGCAGCTCCAAAAGAGGAAAGCTTACCCGCCGGCAGAAAATGCTGCGCCTCTATGCTGCGGAGCATAATTTCCGCTTTCAATATTCTGAGGTAGAAGACGACGGACGCTTTAAAGGTTTTGAATATTTTCAGGATAAATACCTGCATTTGCTGCGCAATCGGATTGAATGCCGCAATCAAAATTGGCTGTGGGCCGATATCCATTATGAGGACACTGATTTCTATGGCAATGCTCTACGACATGCCAGTATGGTCTATTTACCACTGCCTTCGGAAACGGCGCCTTTTGTTTTGGATCAAGAACGACTCTTAGATCGAGTAGCGCATTTGGCAGGCTTCAAGGATATCAATTTTGAAAGGCATCCGGATTTCTCCAAGCGTTTTAAGCTCAAGGGGGAAGATGAAAAGTCGATTCGGAAATTCTTTGAAGGGCCCTTAATTCCCTTTCTCGAAAGCCATAAACAATACCATA
The Croceimicrobium hydrocarbonivorans genome window above contains:
- a CDS encoding SulP family inorganic anion transporter, producing the protein MLKDTKNIPHNIQSGLIVSLVALPLGFGLALASGVPPMAGIIATVAGAVLFSLLGSSRLIIAGPGNGLVVLSLYAVGVLGQGNPALGYSLLLGAILMSGIFILLMGLFRFGVLAELFPAAAIRGMLAAIGLIILSRQLHVLLGVDPQSSSAFGLLAELGNSIGLIQNGSAPLAAWTLGLVSLALLFILPKIRFWPFQKIPGPMWVLALGIGYSYLSPHFALWPQLPDSHLISLPPEILDAFTFPSFKAMGTGSFWTISLSLAFIAAVESLLSIKAIDKLDPEQRRSNANKDLRALGIATIGSSLIGGLNVVAVIARSSVNLNNGASSAWSNLFHGLFLVLFLALFSIQLEHIPLAVLAAILVHTGYKLTAPSQFRAMAELGRDELLLFIFTYLATLASNLIIGILSGMLITLVYQLFSLKKRGYYLRSLFRPNVLLFEEQEHKYHLSVKTMSNFLNFIRLKKQMDTVEPQAELILDFSLAEYVDHSVLEHVQQYRHRFEAAGGSLETIGLDDLGQLSSHPLATRRPLKKGSSKRGKLTRRQKMLRLYAAEHNFRFQYSEVEDDGRFKGFEYFQDKYLHLLRNRIECRNQNWLWADIHYEDTDFYGNALRHASMVYLPLPSETAPFVLDQERLLDRVAHLAGFKDINFERHPDFSKRFKLKGEDEKSIRKFFEGPLIPFLESHKQYHIECNGRALLIFAKERHTTVSETKQMVNFAEQLTEVLKP